In Streptomyces sp. NBC_01231, the sequence ACGGCGTGGAGCGGGTCGGCCGGGTCGGACAGGTCCAGGGCCACCGGCTCGTACCCGGTGACGTGCGCGATCTGCCTCGCCACATCCTCGGCCTGTTGGGGGAAGCCGCCGTCGGCGAATGGGGCCGTCACCTCCGGCCACGGTGCAAGCCCGGTGGTATGCGCCGGCCGGAAGGGCGGAGTGTCGAAGCTGCCAGGGTCGCTGGGGAGGTCGTCCCGGGTTCCGGTGATGGCGGTCAACCGGGACTGCGCGGCCTCGGTCAGCGCTCGGGTCAGCGCGATCGCCGGGTCGCTGTGGCAGCCGCCGCCGGCGAAGACGACCGGATAGTCCTCCGACCACAGGTAGGCCAGGCATACCGGCAGCCCGTAAGGGCCGTCCACCAGTGCGATCTCCAGCGCCATGCTCGCGGCTACGAGCCGGTCGATCACCTCCCGGCCATGGGGGTCGTCGACTGTCCCGGGCGCGATGAGAGTGCGCCGCCTCCCGCTCGACTGCCCGTCCCGGTGCAGCACGTCCCGCTCCACCACCTCGAACAGCGCGTGCAGCAGCGCCTCGTCCCGCGTGTTCCCGCATGCCAGGCCGGTGCTGGTCGCACGCAGCAGATCCGGGCTCCACTCCGGCCGCTGCACCCGGCGCCGGACAAGATCGACCGGCAGCAGCACCTTCTCCCCGCCCACCAAGCCGGCGCCAGGCGTCCACTCCCACACCATCCGGGCCAGGATGCGGTCGGGATACGGGACCGTCAGCGGAAGCGCGGCCACGGGGCAGTTGGGGGCGACCTCGGCGGCCGGGCCGCGCTCGGCGACGGGCAGCGGTTGCTCAACGTGCCACAGCTCGATGGCCTCCATCACGGCCGACAGCTTCGCCAGCAGGCTGGTGGCGCCCTTGCCCTGGGAGGTGCTCAGGGTCAGCGAGGCGGGCCGGATCGCCGTGAAGACCGGCAGCCCGATGCAGTCCAGGCCGGTCAGGTCCGCGACCCGGGTGATGCCGAATTCCGGCAGGCGCCCGGCCACCGCCTCCCACGTCTGCTCGGGGCCCCGGGCGCGCACCGTGCCCGGCAGAGCCACCAGATCCTCAACGCCCGCCACAGGTCGCCTCCGTCACCTCGGTCGTCGCGGTCATCTCGTCCAGCAGCCCGGGTACGAGCCGCTTGGCCGTCTCGACGGCGCGCGCCCCGCATACCAGCCCGCGCGCGGACGCCTCCGCGTCGAACCGCTCCACGGGGCACTGCCACACACGCAACAGGTGTCGGCGGGTGAGGTCGTCGCGCACCGCTGCGGTCGAGAACCCGGGCCGGCGGCGGCGTTCGCGCGCGAGGGCGTCTGCATACCGGGCGACCGCCTGGCGGTCCATCTCGGTCTCGCCTGCCAGCAGCAGGGCCACGGTCGCCTCGTTGCGCAGGTCGATCGCCGGGTGGAACACGCGGTCGGCGGGCAGGTCGTTGCCGGTGACCTCGGCCAGCCGCTCGGCCAGTGGTAGGCCCGGCCCGCCGTCGGCGGCGGGGTGGAGTGAGCGGTGTTCGAGGTAGGCCGCCCACGTCTCGTGGAACGCTGGGTCGAACACCTGCTGGTAGACGAGGCGGTCCTCGGTGGACAGGTCTAGCCCGTCCACGCATGTCCGGGCGAAGGCGTTGGACCAGCGCCGGAAGTACGTCGTCTCCCACACCACCGGCGCTGGCTGGGTGTCCGGCTGTGGTGCCTGGCCGCCGACTGCCATGCGTACGGCCGCTAGGGCGTCGGCGCGTTTGAGATCGCCGAAGTGCCGGTCCTGCTCGCGCTGTTCGGCCAGCCACCCCGCGAACTCCGTCTCGCCCTGGCGGCGGCAGACGGACCGCACCGCGGCCGTGGTGCGCTGCGGATAGTAGACCGCGCGCAGCGCCGCCAGCAGACGGGCGGCCCGCTCGCCGTCGAGCACCGCGGCCGACCGGGCCAGCTGAAGGACGTGCCGGAGGTTGACCACCGGCCAGGTCAGCGCGTCCCACTCCCCGTCCGGGGCCTGTCCGACCGCCACCTCGTCGTCGCCGTCGATCTCCCCCGAAGCGTAGGCGCTGTAGATGCGGCCGACCCCGAGCATCCCGTACGGCGCCAGTTCGG encodes:
- a CDS encoding YcaO-like family protein produces the protein MAGVEDLVALPGTVRARGPEQTWEAVAGRLPEFGITRVADLTGLDCIGLPVFTAIRPASLTLSTSQGKGATSLLAKLSAVMEAIELWHVEQPLPVAERGPAAEVAPNCPVAALPLTVPYPDRILARMVWEWTPGAGLVGGEKVLLPVDLVRRRVQRPEWSPDLLRATSTGLACGNTRDEALLHALFEVVERDVLHRDGQSSGRRRTLIAPGTVDDPHGREVIDRLVAASMALEIALVDGPYGLPVCLAYLWSEDYPVVFAGGGCHSDPAIALTRALTEAAQSRLTAITGTRDDLPSDPGSFDTPPFRPAHTTGLAPWPEVTAPFADGGFPQQAEDVARQIAHVTGYEPVALDLSDPADPLHAVQVVCPGTRSRIRRSMPR
- a CDS encoding TfuA domain-containing protein; its protein translation is MVVIDGAYHQAPALRHKEILAVMGREVRVVGAASIGALRAAELAPYGMLGVGRIYSAYASGEIDGDDEVAVGQAPDGEWDALTWPVVNLRHVLQLARSAAVLDGERAARLLAALRAVYYPQRTTAAVRSVCRRQGETEFAGWLAEQREQDRHFGDLKRADALAAVRMAVGGQAPQPDTQPAPVVWETTYFRRWSNAFARTCVDGLDLSTEDRLVYQQVFDPAFHETWAAYLEHRSLHPAADGGPGLPLAERLAEVTGNDLPADRVFHPAIDLRNEATVALLLAGETEMDRQAVARYADALARERRRRPGFSTAAVRDDLTRRHLLRVWQCPVERFDAEASARGLVCGARAVETAKRLVPGLLDEMTATTEVTEATCGGR